A single Anopheles arabiensis isolate DONGOLA chromosome X, AaraD3, whole genome shotgun sequence DNA region contains:
- the LOC120906622 gene encoding chondroadherin-like translates to MRASRIIIILLASFGAVEPELYEDAATLCDRCACVIANRTSAVHGYDLLDCSRKGLTHMIGGWPARFDTAEPEREIVLSLSGNNLTRLEQLPATNTTLVFSCRHCNLASVAGGLFLDTANVLRVDLSHNRLTGDALTAAVFRGQYVGEDSGLLLQLDELDLGANAIAHLQEDAFEHIVSLRELSLARNPLGRLVGGTARALAQLVNLEHLDLSYAELTELDDSVFGGMRSLHELDLCGNRLGAVPEALYPLAALHTLNLAENPIEVLSFAQPLDYLFELNVSSMPVLHTVEVDSFAHVRMLRTLLARNNTPLEVFDMTILYHLTDLRELDLSQSKLKHLHPPTGSVVLPPAAYLNVLEILLLHGNPWHCDCALQKVLRYIHFFSHSDYEEEDDTRCETPHMLAAMHLVDLYYIDVCDQPEEGPAGPMYEKPAFLRPGAIFLSLLSVGIVVGLGIVIGLVIVCLKRRLAAQGLGFTSAPVRYTSVRESTTSTVFQP, encoded by the exons ATGAGAGCATCAAGAATC ATAATAATATTGCTGGCGAGCTTCGGTGCGGTCGAGCCGGAGCTGTATGAGGACGCGGCGACGCTCTGCGACAGGTGTGCGTGCGTGATCGCGAATCGGACCAGCGCGGTGCACGGGTACGATCTGCTGGACTGTTCGCGCAAGGGGCTGACGCACATGATCGGGGGCTGGCCGGCCCGGTTCGACACAGCCGAGCCGGAGCGCGAGATCGTCCTGTCGCTGTCCGGGAACAACCTGACACGGCTGGAGCAGCTGCCCGCAACCAACACGACGCTGGTGTTCAGCTGCCGCCACTGCAACCTGGCCAGCGTGGCGGGCGGCCTGTTCCTCGACACCGCGAACGTGCTCCGGGTCGACCTCAGCCACAACCGGCTGACGGGCGATGCGCTGACGGCGGCCGTGTTCCGCGGCCAGTACGTCGGCGAGGACagcgggctgctgctgcagctggacgAGCTCGATCTGGGCGCGAACGCGATCGCCCACCTGCAGGAGGACGCGTTCGAGCACATCGTGAGCCTGCGGGAGCTGTCCCTGGCCCGCAACCCGCTCGGCCGGCTGGTGGGCGGTACGGCGCGCGCCCTCGCCCAGCTCGTCAACCTGGAGCATCTCGACCTGTCGTACGCCGAGCTGACCGAGCTGGACGACAGCGTGTTCGGCGGGATGCGGTCGCTCCACGAGCTCGACCTGTGCGGGAACCGGCTCGGCGCGGTACCGGAGGCGCTCTATCCGCTCGCCGCGCTGCACACGCTCAACCTGGCGGAAAACCCGATCGAGGTGCTGAGCTTCGCCCAGC CACTCGACTATCTGTTTGAGCTGAACGTGAGCAGCATGCCGGTGCTGCACACCGTCGAAGTGGACTCGTTTGCTCACGTGCGCATGCTGCGCACGCTGCTCGCGCGCAACAACACGCCGCTGGAGGTGTTCGACATGACCATACTGTACCATCTGACCGATCTGCGCGAG CTCGACCTGTCCCAGTCGAAGCTGAAGCATCTGCACCCACCGACCGGCAGTGTGGTCCTGCCGCCCGCCGCCTACCTGAACGTGCTCgagatactgctgctgcacgggAACCCGTGGCACTGCGACTGTGCGCTGCAGAAGGTGCTCCGCTACATCCACTTCTTTTCCCACTCGGActacgaggaggaggacgatacGCGCTGCGAGACGCCCCACATGCTGGCCGCGATGCACCTGGTCGACCTGTACTACATCGACGTGTGCGACCAGCCGGAGGAGGGCCCGGCCGGCCCGATGTACGAGAAGCCGGCCTTCCTGCGCCCGGGCGCCATCTTTCTCTCCCTGCTGTCGGTCGGCATCGTCGTCGGGCTCGGCATCGTCATCGGGCTGGTGATCGTGTGTCTCAAGCGCCGGCTGGCGGCCCAGGGGCTCGGCTTTACCTCCGCGCCGGTCCGCTACACCTCGGTGCGCGAAAGCACCACGTCCACCGTTTTTCAACCGTAG
- the LOC120906365 gene encoding 32 kDa beta-galactoside-binding lectin lec-3-like, translating to MCSTANTIYVPVVYVIHQAHGDNYRLLAIRSVSRFAQRTNCTLLSRQLLTIRRAEPDDLHATTMLTTFAGTLSCPVATGHIFHVRAKSMDDAERVEVGFQTDKTPDADALLHLSVRYEGQRIVRTARLGGQWQPAADDVPDEAGATARMLQRLVPGKVFTLYVLVGDQQFHVALGGTPVGTYPIRGPLADIKAITITRDVHQVLSVDHRQSFPVPYPALQGDDGTAYYFSNDVPKPFLPGHIIILTAIPYGNPRGGFILKFNENGSKRQALHFNPRFDPHYVVVRNSHASDALDFRQEERSGGFPFIIDQQFKLAIGLAEQEFKFAVNGSRFETYAYRAPRQLDVLNGFRIECTGGLQLEVTAVDHYYSGVPSCAGFEEYSDPDVDIM from the exons ATGTGTTCTACCGCAAATACCATCTACGTTCCGGTGGTGTACGTCATCCATCAAGCGCACGGAGATAACTATCGACTGTTGGCGATAAGAAGTGTGtctcgctttgcgcagcgcaCCAACTGCACACTTCTGTCTCGTCAGTTACTCACCATCCGTCGAGCCGAGCCCGACGACCTGCACGCCACGACCATGCTGACGACGTTCGCCGGTACGCTGAGCTGCCCGGTCGCCACCGGCCACATCTTTCACGTGCGGGCCAAATCCATGGACGACGCGGAAAG AGTCGAGGTAGGATTTCAGACGGACAAAACGCCCGATGCGGACGCACTGCTGCACCTGTCGGTGCGGTACGAGGGCCAGCGGATCGTGCGCACGGCCCGGCTCGGCGGCCAGTGGCAGCCGGCGGCCGACGACGTGCCGGATGAGGCGGGCGCCACCGCCAGGATGCTGCAGCGGCTCGTGCCCGGCAAGGTGTTCACGCTGTACGTGCTCGTGGGCGACCAGCAGTTCCACGTTGCGCTCGGCGGCACCCCGGTCGGGACGTACCCGATCCGGGGACCGCTCGCCGACATCAAGGCGATCACGATCACGCGCGACGTGCACCAGGTGCTGTCCGTCGACCATCGGCAGTCATTTCCGGTGCCGTACCCGGCGCTGCAGGGCGACGACGGTACCGCCTACTACTTCTCCAACGACGTCCCGAAACCGTTCCTGCCCG GCCACATCATCATCCTGACCGCCATCCCGTACGGCAATCCGCGCGGCGGCTTCATCCTGAAGTTCAACGAGAATGGCAGCAAGCGGCAGGCACTGCACTTCAATCCCCGCTTCGATCCGCACTACGTGGTCGTGCGGAATTCGCACGCGTCCGACGCGCTCGA CTTCCGGCAGGAGGAACGGTCCGGCGGCTTCCCCTTCATCATCGACCAGCAGTTCAAGCTGGCGATCGGGCTGGCGGAGCAGGAGTTCAAGTTCGCCGTCAACGGGAGCAGGTTCGAGACGTACGCGTACAGGGCGCCCCGCCAGCTGGACGTGCTGAACGGCTTCCGCATCGAGTGTACCGGCGGGCTGCAGCTGGAGGTGACCGCCGTCGACCATTACTACTCGGGCGTCCCGAGCTGTGCCGGCTTCGAGGAGTACTCCGACCCGGACGTCGACATCATGTag
- the LOC120906366 gene encoding inhibin beta chain, with protein sequence MDGTMRVYNATLWIRLELKLKPKSKANKGTGSMAGTDSHWNIHGGNKVLVLWVFRIINGSKPAETMSKEEEFSKHTEMIAKHTIPLETGLGWQQIDLTNAVRQWHGEKRNDSLKLFVDCSGCGNKIRVHIFEHAANHHHLAHLARVGLYGSSRKQKPVLMMDGAPRSVVKAKHPKSQERKVAYGEGTDDDYNRPHLFVSLATTQVRRLRRRALDCTGAPNEQCCKQKFYVDFKALKWDDWIIRPHGYYANYCKGSCHLADRFSSEYHYVIDQYRRQGGAGNRGLGKMHHKAGGGGGGGAGGSAGLAGIHQCCAPVKYSPMSLIFYGPDGRIIKQDLAKMIVEECGCP encoded by the exons ATGGATGGTACGATGCGGGTGTACAATGCGACCCTCTGGATCCGGCTGGAGCTGAAGCTGAAGCCGAAGAGCAAGGCGAACAAGGGGACTGGCAGCATGGCCGGCACGGACAGCCACTGGAACATCCACGGCGGCAACAAGGTGCTCGTGCTGTGGGTGTTTCGCATCATCAACGGGTCCAAGCCGGCGGAAACGATGAGCAAGGAGGAG GAGTTCTCGAAGCACACTGAAATGATAGCGAAGCACACGATCCCGCTCGAAACCGGGCTCGGCTGGCAGCAGATCGATCTAACGAACGCGGTCCGCCAGTGGCACGGCGAGAAGCGCAACGACAGCCTGAAGCTGTTCGTCGACTGTTCCGGCTGCGGCAACAAGATCCGGGTGCACATCTTCGAGCACGCggccaaccaccaccatctggCGCACCTCGCCCGGGTCGGGCTGTACGGCAGCAGCCGGAAGCAGAAGCCGGTGCTGATGATGGACGGTGCGCCCCGGTCGGTGGTGAAGGCGAAGCACCCGAAGAGCCAGGAGCGCAAGGTCGCTTACGGCGAGGGCACGGACGACGACTACAACCGGCCGCACCTGTTCGTCAGCCTGGCGACGACGCAGGTCCGCCGGTTGCGGCGCCGCGCCCTCGACTGTACCGGGGCGCCGAACGAGCAGTGCTGCAAGCAGAAGTTCTACGTCGACTTTAAGGCACTCAAGTGGGACGACTGGATTATAAGACCGCACGGGTACTACGCGAACTACTGCAAGGGCAGCTGCCATCTGGCGGACCGGTTCAGCTCCGAGTACCATTACGTGATCGACCAGTATCGGCGGCAGGGCGGCGCCGGCAACCGGGGGCTCGGCAAGATGCATCACAAAGCGGGCGGCGGGGGCGGTGGTGGAGCGGGCGGGAGCGCTGGATTGGCCGGGATTCATCAGTGCTGTGCGCCGGTCAAGTATTCGCCCATGTCGCTGATCTTTTACGGGCCGGACGGGCGCATCATCAAGCAGGATCTGGCGAAGATGATCGTGGAGGAGTGCGGCTGCCCGTGA
- the LOC120906297 gene encoding syndetin, whose translation MEKVEEIKFKVLELINKKKEVKIPKMGFTDYYVQQQQVARVAATPAGQGAHTKATAPGSAAAAPLPEYDWADEIVGRGRGTGEQAGSDSEQAASDQEVLESTEAIYFDGGSNTGLHELRKLSESGQLLDCGSIEQSMGVLRRQHRVISKKVLQLILEQRAACDGEFQRIRDTERLLRDTVTMCRAARTKLDTSKLLLTTTNLEILAAYKKRQTLVNLLRTLNALKSMRSIDQRLQRRLTDADYGGAIAILLENKNLSQRFHQYRCVESLSHKLQDTLLLTEVQLESVLGEMPSEFEPARYQKLQEAYQLLGKQLIAMDQLHMNFVSSVHTAAFTVLRQHMEVSVEESKKLTYEQMCECVPMDRYVHCLTELCRAFWKILVSYHQIRCWHQNRCLYEKAPGGAEAEAGTGTGSDRSSAAFQQEYIRQKLESGQFRLWNDIQAKVCVFIGSGRLHALKYDQFVQVLAIVQRLKKVGGEFCDSRSEKLLGAMQRQSMEFFRRYHAACLEEIGLFFDHEVWVPIGSFHDVTQLQEYRNFRHALARTAAAAAAAAAAASAVSTGSSSVVARASPAGTDLLPDSASSLHSQDESSLYGSCGYFLRFTEKSSPFDGGFDSTMLEEDILAGIADESSYYCSEDSSDNSNEQPAGSPGSPRHGPAAPAATPQPPLVVVNTSLTVLRCIGRYLYFCKLLHPITPQIVRSMAELIDYYLYSVHDLFSADLPVPRDNLASGRLRAALHRIQTELLPKLRRVWPLSDEMVRPDLADPDTLYGLQKRIVASESCVTLVAQFRQMESYLGGLLGGGATDAGEDGWTQGALRDYLARTGEYVPDVRKPIFMCSTARVIDLQAVLNAMAKVKWDVNHVNVQHSPYIDTINRGIQYFAMKLEEQTSTVMLPPDVLWDSFVHVLTHLLVEGFSNAKKCSAGGRALMQLDFTHFWSLLEIVSGGKHPEHRAYVEQYVKAYYLPKDLLEQWLLEPRGYSPKHLAGLVQCACSSDKKTRQRLLALVESAPSPAAGTPGPAANPATAAQQPAGDGAA comes from the exons ATGGAGAAGGTGGAGGAAATCAAGTTCAAAGTGCTGGAGCTCATCAACAAAAAG AAAGAGGTAAAAATTCCAAAGATGGGCTTCACGGACTActacgtgcagcagcagcaggtagcGCGGGTCGCGGCCACACCCGCCGGCCAGGGCGCTCACACGAAAGCGACCGCGCCCGGATCGGCGGCCGCCGCCCCGCTGCCCGAGTACGACTGGGCGGACGAGATCGTGGGCCGGGGCAGGGGGACCGGCGAACAGGCCGGGTCCGACAGCGAGCAGGCCGCCTCCGACCAGGAGGTGCTGGAGTCGACCGAGGCGATCTACTTCGACGGCGGCAGCAACACCGGGCTGCACGAGCTGCGCAAGCTGTCCGAGTCGGGCCAGCTGCTCGACTGCGGCTCGATCGAGCAGTCGATGGGTGTGCTGCGCCGGCAGCACCGCGTCATCTCGAAGAAGGTGCTGCAGCTCATACTGGAGCAGCGGGCCGCCTGCGACGGGGAGTTCCAGCGCATCCGCGACACGGAGCGGCTGCTGCGCGACACGGTCACGATGTGCCGGGCGGCCCGCACCAAGCTCGACACCTccaagctgctgctgaccaCGACCAACCTGGAGATACTGGCGGCGTACAAGAAGCGCCAGACGCTGGTCAACCTGCTGCGCACGCTGAACGCGCTGAAGAGCATGCGGTCGATCGACCAGCGGCTGCAGCGCCGGCTGACCGACGCGGACTACGGCGGTGCGATCGCGATCCTGCTCGAGAACAAGAACCTGTCCCAGCGGTTCCACCAGTACCGGTGCGTCGAGTCGCTGTCGCACAAGCTGCAggacacgctgctgctgacggAGGTGCAGCTGGAGAGCGTGCTCGGCGAGATGCCGTCCGAGTTCGAGCCGGCCCGGTACCAGAAGCTGCAGGAGGCGTACCAGCTGCTCGGCAAGCAGCTGATCGCGATGGACCAGCTGCACATGAACTTCGTGTCGTCGGTGCACACGGCCGCGTTCACCGTACTGCGGCAGCACATGGAGGTAAGCGTGGAGGAGAGCAAGAAGCTGACGTACGAGCAGATGTGCGAGTGCGTCCCGATGGACCGGTACGTGCACTGTCTGACCGAGCTGTGCCGCGCGTTCTGGAAGATACTGGTGTCGTACCATCAGATccgctgctggcaccagaacCGCTGCCTGTACGAGAAAGCACCCGGTGGCGCCGAGGCGGAGGCGGGGACCGGAACCGGCAGCGATCGTTCGTCGGCCGCCTTCCAGCAGGAGTACATCCGGCAGAAGCTCGAGAGCGGCCAGTTCCGGCTGTGGAACGACATCCAGGCGAAGGTGTGCGTGTTCATCGGGAGCGGCCGGCTGCACGCCCTCAAGTACGACCAGTTCGTGCAGGTGCTCGCGATCGTGCAGCGGCTGAAGAAGGTGGGCGGCGAGTTTTGTGACAGCCGGTCGGAGAAGCTGCTCGGCGCGATGCAGCGCCAGAGTATGGAGTTTTTCCGCCGGTACCATGCCGCCTGCCTTGAGGAGATCGGGCTGTTCTTCGACCACGAGGTGTGGGTACCGATCGGCAGCTTTCACGACGTCACGCAGCTGCAGGAGTATCGCAACTTTCGGCACGCGCTTGCACgcacggcggcggcagcagcggcggcggcggcggccgcatCGGCAGTCTCTACCGGCAGCTCGTCGGTCGTGGCGCGGGCAAGCCCGGCCGGCACGGACCTACTGCCGGACAGTGCCTCCTCGCTGCACTCGCAGGACGAAAGCTCGCTGTACGGGTCGTGCGGGTACTTCCTGCGCTTTACCGAGAAAAGCTCCCCGTTTGACGGCGGGTTCGACAGCACGATGCTGGAGGAGGACATACTGGCGGGCATTGCGGACGAGTCGTCCTACTACTGCTCGGAGGACAGCAGCGACAACAGCAACGAACAGCCGGCCGGTTCGCCGGGCTCGCCGCGCCACGGACCGGCCGCACCGGCGGCGACCCCGCAGCCCCCGCTCGTCGTCGTCAACACGTCGCTGACCGTGCTGCGGTGCATCGGCCGCTACCTGTACTTCTGCAAGCTGCTGCACCCGATCACGCCCCAGATCGTGCGCTCGATGGCGGAGCTGATCGACTACTATCTGTACTCGGTGCACGACCTGTTCTCGGCCGATCTGCCCGTCCCGCGCGACAATCTGGCGAGCGGGCGGCTGCGGGCCGCGTTGCACCGCATCCAGACCGAGCTGCTGCCGAAGCTGCGCCGCGTCTGGCCGCTGTCGGACGAGATGGTGCGGCCGGATCTGGCCGACCCGGACACGCTGTACGGGCTGCAGAAGCGCATCGTCGCCTCGGAGAGCTGCGTCACGCTGGTCGCCCAGTTCCGGCAGATGGAGTCGTACCTGGGCGGGCTGCTCGGCGGCGGCGCTACGGACGCCGGCGAGGACGGCTGGACGCAGGGGGCGCTGCGCGACTATCTCGCGCGCACCGGCGAGTACGTGCCGGACGTGCGCAAGCCCATCTTCATGTGCTCGACCGCGCGCGTCATCGATCTGCAGGCGGTGCTGAACGCGATGGCCAAGGTGAAGTGGGACGTGAACCACGTGAACGTGCAGCACTCGCCGTACATCGACACCATCAATCGG GGCATACAGTACTTCGCGATGAAGCTGGAAGAGCAAACCTCCACCGTGATGCTGCCGCCGGACGTGCTTTGGGATAGCTTTGTGCACGTCCTGACACATCTGCTCGTCGAGGG CTTTTCGAACGCGAAAAAGTGCTCCGCCGGGGGCCGGGCGCTGATGCAGCTCGACTTTACCCACTTCTGGTCGCTGCTCGAGATCGTGTCCGGCGGCAAGCATCCCGAGCACCGGGCGTACGTCGAGCAGTACGTGAAGGCGTACTACCTGCCGAAGGATCTGCTCGAACAGTGGCTGCTGGAACCGCGCGGCTACTCGCCCAAACATCTGGCCGGGCTGGTGCAGTGTGCGTGCAGCAGCGACAAGAAAACGCGCCAGCGGCTGCTTGCCCTGGTCGAGTCGGCCCCTAGTCCAGCCGCCGGCACGCCCGGTCCGGCCGCCAACCCGGCAACCGCGGCGCAGCAACCGGCGGGCGATGGGGCGGCCTAA